ATTTGTTTTCTTGTTGGTAATGTAAATAGCTCATAGAGCAGAAAATAAATGCATATTTTATATTTATCCCAACATTATATAAGAAATGCTACTCTGTTCAACTTTAACTTTACCACATATAGAGATTCAATTCCAAGTGGTTCTCCCATTATATTTGGTGAGGAAGGAGATTCTTTCGACACTTTTTAACTCATAATTGAGTCCCAGCGAGAAGAATGACGATGGCAATGACGAGCATTTTCAAACCATTTACTGACTTGTATATTTGACAAAAAGAAACTAAGAAAAAAGAAGGTAGCAGCGAAGCAAAATCGAAGATACAAGTGGAGAAAATGCGGACGAAGCTGAAATTAATATATGCCAGGGAGAACTCATAAAACCTGGTGAGCTGTTAGGCCTAATTCTTTACCCAACTTCTCATTTGCATCACGGTCAGGATACTGATTTTCCTTGAAGGATTCGTAGAGCCTCTGAAATCCCAAAAATAATTGAGCTGAAGTGGGGAAATGCATGAAAACTATCAAAGAATATGCTTTTAGTAAAGTAAAGAAATAAGTCGATCAATTGCTCTAAATCACAAACTAGGTGGGTCTGCCATATGAAACCTTCAGTCACAATTCGTTCTAAAACTAATCAAACTGTCTCTTCAAGCAAATTCAAAAAACCATGAtattcaaaacaaaaacaaaaatcataCACTCATACATCTTTttaaaaatactttcttttagaGGGCATTACTATATTAGGCAAGCAAAACTACAAATAAGTATTACTACTTTTTTTTTGGAGGCAATAAAAGAGTAAACAAGTTCTGCTTAATAGCTAATAAAGTTAGTTTATGATATCCATTGTATATAACTTATTCAAGGATGACATAACAATGACCTCCTACCTTCAATAGAAATTGTTTGTAATTTCATGGAAAGTAAGATGTTGTTGGACCTTTAAACACTGATCAGATATGTAAAAAGTTGGAACCAGAGTAAAGCCCACAATACCTTGATGGCACCTTCCCTATATGTTTTCTTTTTACCACTTGAATGAAGTTCAGAGGTGTCCATGCCTCCAATTTTGAGTTTCTCACAGAGATCCCTATCAGAAGTATGTCTACTCCCTTTCTGCTTCCCACTTTGGTACTTTGTATCTGCTAAAGTCGAACTAGGAGAAGTCATAGTAGCTTTGGCACTTCTGATCTCTCTCTCCTTGGGTGAAGGACCACCCTCAAAATCTTCATCACTAGAATCAGAAGATTCATTTCCATATGTTTCCTTCATATAAAAGTGGTCTGAGCAATCAACCCAAGCATGTGAAATATAAAAAGATAAGGAGCCACATTGAAGAATACACGTGCATATATGATCGATGAAATATGACATGCAAAGACATACCATTTCAATGAAATAAATCATTGTTTTTCCCGTATAATAGAACTTAATTTATGTTatacaataaagaaaaataatatgtCCCATCGCAGATAATCGATTTTCTCAATCTTTCCTTAAAAATAGCAGTTAAGACTTCACATTTTAAACTCCATGATAATTTGCAAGCTCGACATTCAAACTTGGTTGTATCAGAGTAATTGTCCATCAGCTCTACCAGCTGAATCACATCATATGAAAGTTACAAGCCGTGTTTTGGAAGAAAAATGTCACTCTCTTTCTTTCCAAGAGATGACCTTTATATCAAGTAACCAACAAGGGAAAACAGCAAAGAAGGTAGGCTACTGGATTCAGTAAAATCGATACCTCAGCAAGCTAAACATTAGTCATGCACCTCTTTCAGAGTTGAAAGAGTAACAACAGTTCACTATAATGACAAGTGCTTGACTGCTTTTACAACTTAAGCACCTATTATAATGATCAATCGAGGGAAAAAAATAAACTAATCATTTCCGCAAATACTAGACAACAATTCTCTATAGGAGattttgaaaaattaaacaaaGTAAAAAGAGCCATCACAAGATTTGTTGCTACAAGTTGTGAACTAGAAACATAACAATTAAGTGAAGCAAAAACTCAAATACAAAGCTGATATCTAAAACTCAAAAGAAATACCTTTATAAGGTAACACCAAAACAATGCAAATTACTGTTAAGCTTCGATCGTCAAAACCACTGCCTAATTTTCACGCATTGAGATTTATCCTTCTAAGG
This DNA window, taken from Nicotiana tabacum cultivar K326 chromosome 15, ASM71507v2, whole genome shotgun sequence, encodes the following:
- the LOC107782980 gene encoding pathogenesis-related homeodomain protein isoform X1, whose translation is MKETYGNESSDSSDEDFEGGPSPKEREIRSAKATMTSPSSTLADTKYQSGKQKGSRHTSDRDLCEKLKIGGMDTSELHSSGKKKTYREGAIKRLYESFKENQYPDRDANEKLGKELGLTAHQRQFDQEGYVVLIQVIYE
- the LOC107782980 gene encoding uncharacterized protein LOC107782980 isoform X2; the encoded protein is MTSPSSTLADTKYQSGKQKGSRHTSDRDLCEKLKIGGMDTSELHSSGKKKTYREGAIKRLYESFKENQYPDRDANEKLGKELGLTAHQRQFDQEGYVVLIQVIYE